The genome window TCCAGACCGCAAGCGGCGTGGCGGGCATGTTCAGGTTGTTGTTGCCGATGGCGTCCGTGATCGCGTTGATGACGGCGGGCGGCGACCCAATGGCGCCGGCCTCACCGCAGCCCTTCATGCCGAGCGGGTTGCCCGGGCAGATGGTCTCGGTGGTCATCACGCGGAACGACGGCAGATCGTCGGCACGCGGCATGGTGTAGTCCATGTAGGACGCGGTCAGGATCTGGCCGGACTCCGCATCATATGCGCAGCCTTCCAGCATGGCCTGGCCGATGCCTTGCGCGATACCGCCATGGACCTGACCCTCAACGATCATCGGATTGATGATGGTGCCGAAGTCGTCGGCCGCAACGAACTGAACGATCTCGGTCTTGCCCGTGTCGGGATCGACCTCGACCTCGCAGACATAGGAGCCGGCGGGGAAGGTAAAGTTGGACGGGTCGTAGAACGCGCCCTCCTTCAGACCCGGCTCCATGCCCTCGGGCAGGTTGTGCGCGGTGTAGGCGGCGAGGCAGACCTCGTGCCACAACAGCTTCTTGTCGGTGCCGGCAACCTTCACCTCTCCGCCCTCGATGACGATGTCGCCCTCGGAGGCTTCCATCAAATGGGCGGCGATCTTCTTCGCCTTGGCCTCGACCTTGTCGAGCGCCTTGACGATGGCCGACATGCCGACCGCGCCGGAACGCGAGCCGTAGGTGCCCATGCCGAACTGCACCTTGTCGGTGTCGCCATGGACGATCTGGACGTTTTCGACCGGCAGGCCGAAGCGTTCGTTGACCAGCTGGGCGAAGGTCGTCTCGTGACCCTGGCCGTGGCTGTGCGAGCCAGTGAGGACCTCGACCGTGCCGACCGGGTTGACCCGGACTTCAGCCGATTCCCACAGGCCGACGCCGGCGCCGAGAGAGCCGACCGCCTGGCTCGGCGCGATGCCGCAGGCCTCGATGTAGCAGGACAGGCCCATGCCACGCAGCTTGCCGCGCGCCTTGGCTTCCGCCCGCCGGGCTTCGAAACCGTCCGCGTCGGCTGCGGCAAGGGCCGCATCGAGCGAGGCGTCGTAGTCGCCGGCGTCATAGGCCATGATGACCGGCGTCTGGTAGGGGAAGGTGCGGATGAAGTTGGTGCGCCGCAGATCCGCCGGGGTGACGTCGAGTTCACGCGCGGCGGTCTCGACGATGCGCTCCAGAACGTAGGTCGCTTCCGGCCGGCCCGCGCCGCGATAGGCGTCGACCGGGACGGTGTTGGTGTAGATCGCCCGCACATTGCAGTGGATCGCCGGGATGGCGTACTGGCCCGACAAGAGCGTGGCGTAGAGATAGGTCGGCACGGCGCTTGAGAACAGCGACATGTAGGCGCCGAAATTGGCCACCGTGTCGACCTTCAGCGCCGTCATCTTGTTGTCGGCGTCGAAGGCCATTTCCACGTGGGTGACGTGGTCGCGGCCATGGGCGTCGGTCATGAAGCTTTCGGTGCGGTCGGCGACCCACTTGACCGGCACGCCGGTGCGCTTGGAGGCCCACAGGCAGACGATCTCTTCGGGGTAGATGTAGATCTTGGAGCCGAAACCGCCACCGACATCGGGCGCGATGACCCGCAGCTTGTGCTCGGGCGCGACCTGATAGAAGGCGCTCATGACGAGCCGCGCCACATGCGGGTTCTGGCTCGTGGTGTAGCAGGTGTAGTGCTCTTCGGCCGCGTCATAGACGCCAAGTGCGGCGCGCGGTTCCATCGCGTTCGGCACCAGGCGGTTGTTGACGATCTCCATTTTGGTGACGTGGGCGGCGCTCGAAATGGCCGCGTCGACGGCAGAGCTGTCGCCGATCTCCCAGTCGTAGATCATGTTGCCGGGGGCTTCGGGATGAAGCTGCGGCGCGCCATCGGCCATCGCGGCGACCGCGTCGACCACGGCGTCGAGCTCTTCATATTCGACGACGACGGCTTCGGCCGCATCGCGCGCTTCGGCGCGGGTCTCGGCGACGACGACGGCGATTGCCTGACCGACATGGCGGACCCGGTCGGTGGCGAGCGCCGGCCAGGCGCCCATGTTCATCGGCGAGCCGTCCTTGGAATGGATCATCCAGCCGCAGATCAGATTGCCGATGCCGTCGCCCTGAAGCTGCGTGCCGTTGAGGACGCCGATGACGCCCGGCATGGTTTCAGCAGCCGACGTGTCGATCGACAGGATTTTAGCGTGCGCGTGCGGGCTGCGCACGAAGGCGGCATGGCACATGCCCGGCACGACCATATCGTCGGTATACCGGCCGCGGCCGGTGATGAAGCGCTTGTCTTCCTTGCGGGTGACGCGCGCACCAATCCCTTCAACACCCATGGTGTTCCCTCCTAAAGGCTTTATTCGGCAGCGGCGGCGGGAGCCATGGCATCGGCCGCCGCTTTGATCGCCTTGACGATGTTGTGGTAGCCGGTGCAGCGACAGATGTTGCCGTCCAGCTCGTGGCGGATGGTCGCCTCGTCGAGGTTGCCTCCATGACGGTTGATCATGTCGATTGCCGAAATGATCATGCCCGGGGTGCAGAAGCCGCACTGCAGGCCGTGGTGTTCGCGGAACGCCGCCTGCACCGGGTGCAGTTCATCACCCGAGGCGACGCCTTCGACCGTGATCACCTCGGAACCGTCGGCAGACGCCGCCAGCATGGTGCACGACTTCACCGCCCGGCCGTCCACCAGAACGAGGCATGCACCGCATTGCGACGTGTCGCAGCCCACATGGGTGCCGGTCAGGCCGACATTGCCGCGGATGAAATCCACCAGCAGCGTGCGGTCCTCCACGTCGCGTTTAACCGTCCGTCCATTTACCGTCATGGTCACTGAAGCCATGGACATCTCCTCCCTTGCAAAGCGATACGGGGCGGTTTTCCGCCCTTTTGTTTTTCAGGTGCCGATGTCCGGCACCTTTGTCGTGCGCTCGCCAGCAGAGCTCTGCGGCCCCGCCGGTGAGCAACATCCGATTGTCCGCTACTGGCGGAGCTCGAGCAGCATCATGACGATGATGATGAAGCCGAGCAGCCACAGTGCCCAGGCGACAGGACCGCCGAGGAAGCCGCGGGCAGCGGCCTTTTCGAGCTTTTCTTCCGCCTCGTGTTCGACCCGCTTGGCCGCGTCGACCACCTTGCCGGCGACCTCTTCGGCCTCGTGCACGGCGTGTTCGAAGCCGACCTCGCGCAGTGTCGCGTCCGGTTCGGCCGAGGCTGCCGCCTCGCTTTCGCCGCCGACGATCTCGCTGAACTTGGAGAAGAACTCGTCGGCCATCTTCTTGGCGGTGGAATCGATCAGCCGCGAACCGAGCTGGGCGAGCTTGCCGCCGAC of Hyphomicrobiales bacterium contains these proteins:
- a CDS encoding carbon monoxide dehydrogenase, producing MASVTMTVNGRTVKRDVEDRTLLVDFIRGNVGLTGTHVGCDTSQCGACLVLVDGRAVKSCTMLAASADGSEVITVEGVASGDELHPVQAAFREHHGLQCGFCTPGMIISAIDMINRHGGNLDEATIRHELDGNICRCTGYHNIVKAIKAAADAMAPAAAAE
- a CDS encoding carbon monoxide dehydrogenase yields the protein MEMTGEYRIAAPRETVWKALNDPEILAASIPGCKELEQVADNEMTATVVAKVGPVKATFKGHVTLGDIVPPESYTISGEGKGGVAGFAKGGADVHLAEDGEGTILTYTAKAQVGGKLAQLGSRLIDSTAKKMADEFFSKFSEIVGGESEAAASAEPDATLREVGFEHAVHEAEEVAGKVVDAAKRVEHEAEEKLEKAAARGFLGGPVAWALWLLGFIIIVMMLLELRQ
- a CDS encoding carbon monoxide dehydrogenase, with the protein product MGVEGIGARVTRKEDKRFITGRGRYTDDMVVPGMCHAAFVRSPHAHAKILSIDTSAAETMPGVIGVLNGTQLQGDGIGNLICGWMIHSKDGSPMNMGAWPALATDRVRHVGQAIAVVVAETRAEARDAAEAVVVEYEELDAVVDAVAAMADGAPQLHPEAPGNMIYDWEIGDSSAVDAAISSAAHVTKMEIVNNRLVPNAMEPRAALGVYDAAEEHYTCYTTSQNPHVARLVMSAFYQVAPEHKLRVIAPDVGGGFGSKIYIYPEEIVCLWASKRTGVPVKWVADRTESFMTDAHGRDHVTHVEMAFDADNKMTALKVDTVANFGAYMSLFSSAVPTYLYATLLSGQYAIPAIHCNVRAIYTNTVPVDAYRGAGRPEATYVLERIVETAARELDVTPADLRRTNFIRTFPYQTPVIMAYDAGDYDASLDAALAAADADGFEARRAEAKARGKLRGMGLSCYIEACGIAPSQAVGSLGAGVGLWESAEVRVNPVGTVEVLTGSHSHGQGHETTFAQLVNERFGLPVENVQIVHGDTDKVQFGMGTYGSRSGAVGMSAIVKALDKVEAKAKKIAAHLMEASEGDIVIEGGEVKVAGTDKKLLWHEVCLAAYTAHNLPEGMEPGLKEGAFYDPSNFTFPAGSYVCEVEVDPDTGKTEIVQFVAADDFGTIINPMIVEGQVHGGIAQGIGQAMLEGCAYDAESGQILTASYMDYTMPRADDLPSFRVMTTETICPGNPLGMKGCGEAGAIGSPPAVINAITDAIGNNNLNMPATPLAVWKALRSA